One window of the Candidatus Baltobacteraceae bacterium genome contains the following:
- a CDS encoding dihydrolipoyl dehydrogenase, producing MQTHDYDLVVLGAGSGGYAAARVANELGAKVALVDHGPLGGLCILRGCMPSKAFIASSDALHDVRESPALGIQIEGTIAADMQAVALRKRALVKEFADHRIEGINTFPVHLGHAQFVSDEAVMVGEDMRLQARSFIIATGSSVAPVRIPGLSEAGYIDSDGVLELERIPGSVAVLGGGYTACELGQFLARMGAKTTVLIRSNHLLTDADDDVGEALTGYFREDGINVVTYATVARVEKRGQRKVVHYAVGGERLELAVEEIFFAMGRVPNVEGLGLAAAGVEYDLEDGIGVDLTLRTNRPNIFAIGDVMDEFQLVHVAIYQGEIAARNAVSGTNEEADYRIFGAHAIFTDPQIAHVGMTEKDLKRAGIEYLFGRYDFAEHGKAMCLNKTRGFVKMMARPKTGEILGASVIGPQGSELIHEVIVAMNYRATVGDFMRIPHLHPTLAEIWTYPAEECAAQCGLKEAVDQMVEMATSGGAD from the coding sequence ATGCAAACTCACGACTACGATCTCGTCGTCCTCGGAGCCGGCTCGGGCGGTTATGCGGCGGCTCGCGTTGCAAACGAACTCGGCGCGAAGGTCGCACTGGTCGATCACGGTCCGCTCGGCGGCTTGTGCATCCTGCGCGGCTGCATGCCCAGCAAAGCGTTCATCGCTTCGAGCGATGCGCTGCACGACGTGCGCGAATCACCGGCGCTCGGCATTCAGATCGAGGGAACGATTGCGGCCGACATGCAGGCGGTCGCGCTGCGCAAACGCGCGCTCGTCAAGGAGTTCGCCGATCACCGCATCGAGGGTATCAATACGTTTCCGGTCCATCTCGGGCACGCGCAATTCGTCTCGGACGAAGCGGTGATGGTCGGCGAGGACATGCGCCTGCAGGCACGCTCGTTCATCATCGCAACCGGCAGTTCGGTCGCTCCGGTACGGATACCCGGGCTGAGCGAAGCGGGATACATCGACAGCGACGGTGTGCTCGAACTCGAGCGCATTCCGGGGTCGGTCGCTGTCCTGGGTGGCGGTTACACGGCTTGCGAACTCGGGCAATTTCTGGCGCGCATGGGCGCGAAAACCACCGTCCTGATTCGCAGCAACCATCTCCTCACCGACGCGGACGACGACGTCGGCGAGGCGCTCACCGGATATTTTCGCGAGGACGGCATCAACGTCGTTACCTATGCGACCGTGGCACGCGTAGAAAAGCGCGGCCAGCGCAAAGTCGTGCACTACGCGGTCGGTGGCGAGCGGTTGGAACTCGCGGTGGAGGAGATTTTCTTCGCGATGGGGCGCGTGCCGAACGTCGAGGGGCTCGGTCTTGCTGCGGCGGGCGTCGAGTACGATCTCGAGGACGGCATCGGCGTCGACCTCACCTTGCGCACGAACCGCCCGAACATCTTCGCGATCGGCGACGTGATGGACGAGTTCCAGCTCGTGCACGTCGCGATCTACCAAGGCGAGATCGCGGCGCGTAACGCGGTGAGCGGCACGAATGAAGAGGCGGACTACCGCATCTTCGGCGCGCACGCGATCTTCACCGACCCGCAGATCGCGCACGTCGGCATGACCGAGAAAGATCTCAAGCGCGCCGGCATCGAGTATCTTTTCGGACGGTACGATTTTGCCGAGCACGGCAAAGCGATGTGCTTGAACAAAACGCGTGGTTTCGTGAAGATGATGGCTCGCCCCAAGACCGGCGAGATCTTGGGCGCCTCGGTCATCGGTCCGCAGGGGTCCGAGTTGATCCATGAAGTGATCGTGGCAATGAACTATCGTGCGACGGTGGGTGACTTCATGCGCATTCCACATCTTCATCCGACGCTGGCCGAGATTTGGACGTACCCGGCCGAGGAATGTGCGGCGCAGTGCGGCCTGAAGGAGGCGGTCGACC
- the glpX gene encoding class II fructose-bisphosphatase: MVNSLDFIKVTESAALAASRYMGRGERDEADGAAVEKMREALGEMEISGRIVIGEGERDEAPMLYIGEEVGRGGFEVDIAVDPVEGTNLVANGLPNSIAVMAISERGGLLHAPDSYMKKLAVGPKAAPYVHIDAPVLDNLEAVANALEKPLADVCVVILDRPRHAELIREVREAGARIKLISDGDVDACIATAIDTTGIHVAMGTGGAPEGVLAAAAIKCLGGNFMGRLQPRNQEEADRAIAMGFGNLDRVLMIDDLVKSDSVIFCATGITDGDLVRGVRFFGNHARTHSILVHANGTVRFIESIHLLRARPR, translated from the coding sequence ATGGTCAACTCGCTCGATTTCATCAAGGTTACCGAGAGTGCGGCGCTTGCTGCGTCCCGCTACATGGGCAGGGGCGAGCGCGATGAAGCCGACGGTGCCGCCGTCGAGAAAATGCGTGAAGCGCTCGGCGAAATGGAGATCTCGGGGCGGATCGTCATCGGCGAAGGTGAGCGAGATGAAGCGCCGATGCTGTACATCGGCGAAGAAGTCGGCCGTGGAGGGTTCGAGGTCGACATCGCGGTCGATCCGGTCGAAGGCACGAATCTGGTCGCCAACGGCTTACCCAATTCGATCGCGGTGATGGCGATCTCCGAGCGCGGAGGTCTGCTGCACGCGCCCGATTCGTATATGAAAAAATTGGCGGTCGGGCCGAAGGCCGCTCCGTACGTGCACATCGACGCACCGGTACTCGACAATCTCGAAGCAGTAGCAAACGCGCTCGAGAAGCCGCTGGCCGACGTCTGCGTCGTCATCCTCGACCGTCCTCGTCATGCCGAGCTGATCAGAGAGGTGCGCGAAGCCGGCGCTCGCATCAAGCTGATCTCCGACGGCGACGTGGACGCATGCATCGCGACCGCGATCGACACCACCGGGATACACGTGGCAATGGGTACCGGCGGCGCGCCCGAAGGCGTGCTGGCCGCAGCCGCGATCAAGTGCTTAGGCGGAAATTTCATGGGCCGCCTCCAGCCGCGCAACCAAGAGGAAGCGGATCGCGCGATCGCCATGGGATTCGGCAACCTCGACCGCGTTTTGATGATCGACGACCTCGTGAAGAGCGACAGCGTCATTTTCTGCGCGACGGGCATCACCGACGGCGACCTGGTACGAGGGGTCCGGTTTTTCGGCAACCACGCGCGTACCCACTCGATTCTCGTCCACGCAAATGGGACGGTGCGGTTCATCGAGTCGATTCATCTGCTCAGGGCGCGCCCGCGTTAG
- a CDS encoding mannosyltransferase family protein, protein MRTPATVDLLAAGPAPCAIVALAGFTLGFFAWLTLIVPRHHALLSDAGLLVSLALGIAATLWLWQRYAHYFSRRTGATYARSLRYDALTWAPFVLLWLTFVLAPALTHGESRTFAICATLFCLGKVLIAARFNQTVREVLLDFVVTRTAIIVIAELAAIIIGQRAGQHVQESTNLLLNVWGRWDAVHYLAIASQGYQGTDMAFFPLFPLLIHLLGLLVGNHLIAGLLISNASFFFGLLYLYKLLEHEYDRPVARRAIFYVSIFPSAFFFSAVYTESLFFMLTVASFYYMRAHRWWLAGAIGLLAAMTRVEGVLLVVPFAIEWYMQYKPNLRRHRSDLYAGALIPLGLLAYMAYLWVLVGDPLYFSHVQIHWNRHFAAPWVSVINSVHGILHATQGQTIADQGMELAFTALMVAVLIGGWKQLRPSYIAYMALSILIPMSTSSLMSMPRFALVLFPMYAILARDGEKPWVNNLIVAFFLPLLGLFTVLFANWYWVA, encoded by the coding sequence ATGCGCACGCCCGCCACAGTCGATCTACTTGCCGCCGGTCCCGCGCCGTGCGCAATCGTTGCGCTCGCCGGTTTTACGCTCGGCTTCTTTGCGTGGCTCACGCTGATCGTTCCGCGCCATCACGCACTGCTCAGTGACGCAGGGCTGCTCGTTTCGCTCGCGCTCGGTATCGCGGCGACGTTGTGGCTCTGGCAGCGCTACGCCCACTACTTTTCTCGCAGAACCGGGGCCACCTACGCGCGCTCCCTGCGCTACGACGCGCTCACCTGGGCGCCGTTCGTCCTACTCTGGCTCACGTTCGTACTTGCGCCGGCGCTCACGCACGGCGAGTCGCGCACCTTCGCCATCTGCGCGACGCTCTTTTGTCTCGGCAAAGTTCTGATCGCCGCGCGCTTCAACCAGACGGTGCGCGAGGTACTGCTCGATTTCGTCGTGACGCGCACCGCCATCATCGTCATCGCGGAGCTCGCCGCCATCATCATCGGTCAGCGCGCCGGTCAGCACGTGCAAGAATCGACGAACCTGCTCCTCAACGTTTGGGGCCGCTGGGACGCCGTCCACTATCTCGCGATCGCCTCGCAGGGATATCAGGGCACGGACATGGCGTTCTTCCCGCTCTTTCCGCTGCTGATTCATCTGCTCGGGCTCTTGGTGGGCAATCACCTCATCGCCGGACTGCTGATTTCGAACGCATCGTTCTTCTTCGGCTTGCTCTACCTTTACAAGCTCCTCGAGCACGAATACGATCGTCCGGTCGCGCGGCGCGCGATCTTCTACGTCTCGATTTTCCCGTCGGCGTTCTTCTTCTCGGCGGTCTACACCGAATCGCTTTTCTTCATGCTGACGGTCGCATCGTTCTACTATATGCGCGCACACCGCTGGTGGCTGGCCGGCGCAATCGGGCTCCTCGCGGCGATGACACGGGTCGAGGGCGTACTGTTGGTCGTTCCGTTCGCCATCGAATGGTACATGCAGTACAAACCAAATCTGCGCCGCCACCGCAGCGACCTCTACGCGGGCGCCCTGATCCCGCTCGGTTTGCTCGCATACATGGCGTACCTGTGGGTGCTCGTGGGCGATCCGCTCTATTTCTCGCACGTGCAGATCCATTGGAACCGCCACTTTGCGGCACCCTGGGTGAGCGTGATCAACTCCGTTCACGGCATCTTGCACGCTACGCAAGGTCAGACGATCGCCGACCAGGGCATGGAATTGGCTTTCACCGCGCTGATGGTCGCCGTGCTCATCGGCGGCTGGAAACAGTTGCGGCCGTCGTACATTGCCTACATGGCGCTCTCGATCCTGATTCCGATGTCGACCTCGAGCCTGATGAGCATGCCGCGCTTTGCGCTCGTGCTCTTTCCGATGTACGCAATCCTCGCTCGCGACGGCGAGAAGCCCTGGGTCAACAACCTGATCGTCGCGTTCTTCCTGCCGCTCCTGGGACTCTTCACCGTCCTCTTTGCGAATTGGTACTGGGTTGCGTAG
- a CDS encoding GtrA family protein → MRSRIAALMERRGVRQFVKFGIVGASGFIVNLVVFTVLQRLDPQHTLALHYDVLYSIGFLAGGVSNYWLNRVWTFRSSGHAVREGVQFLTVSVIALIFGLIVSAMVAPFFGHGHRTWFVGTVAGIFVNFFVNKYWTFKGAPA, encoded by the coding sequence TTGCGTAGCCGCATCGCTGCCCTGATGGAGCGCCGCGGCGTGCGTCAGTTCGTCAAATTCGGGATCGTCGGCGCGTCGGGATTCATCGTCAATCTCGTGGTCTTCACCGTTCTCCAGCGCCTCGATCCGCAACATACGCTCGCCCTGCACTACGATGTGCTCTACTCGATCGGCTTTCTCGCCGGTGGCGTCTCGAACTACTGGCTCAACCGCGTCTGGACATTTCGCTCGAGCGGGCACGCGGTTCGCGAAGGCGTGCAGTTTCTCACCGTTTCGGTGATCGCACTGATCTTCGGGCTGATCGTATCCGCCATGGTCGCGCCGTTCTTCGGCCACGGCCACCGCACGTGGTTCGTCGGCACGGTCGCCGGCATCTTCGTCAACTTCTTCGTCAACAAATACTGGACGTTCAAGGGTGCTCCGGCCTAG
- a CDS encoding glycosyltransferase family 39 protein yields the protein MDRRFTLLLLVIVLFAVVLRLKGIHDPILDHPAWRQGDTASIARNFALLRYNIMYPQTNYDGPPPNYVELELQIVPFLAASLYKVFGVHAIFGRLITLLFSAGTVAVVGYFGRWLFSPLAWQQVGTPARSKGAPPSAARSPGALHLGPPSAIAGLTAAFFYAIFPGSIYYGRTFTPDTAMVFFLTAALYVVTRLIVEDEIFSQRSLARATALLTLAYLAKPVAVVGLVPVIGTLWERVRSGRTMRPTAVMVLLVVPLIILWLYDVRVSEQAEWHWASGITRLHVIPGLESALRSISGFTLKLTQFREVLGMLRATMLGTIPFALSIAGFVALVWTNARSRALLWGWLIGGIAYMYVVVTVERVDYYMAPLLPLCALVIGALVARFIAWVGTVDAAPASRYAIVALVPLVALASLVQARAAIAPYYAYNKAAYRNAVTLDHTLAPGSLVVVGHYGPDILYYIDRYGWEEDPYLWTPFDEESAIRKGARYFISIEDNRLRRNLELCAWLQRFPVLDPNAQWPVYVTNPAHERPGADAFWRAFRKAEAAGRGRAFLDSRHLCIGRTGSAAST from the coding sequence TTGGACCGGCGCTTTACTCTTCTTTTGCTCGTCATCGTGCTCTTTGCCGTGGTCCTGCGCCTCAAAGGCATCCACGATCCGATTCTCGATCATCCGGCCTGGCGGCAGGGCGATACGGCGAGCATCGCGCGGAACTTCGCACTGCTTCGGTACAACATCATGTATCCGCAGACCAACTACGACGGGCCGCCGCCCAATTACGTCGAGCTGGAGCTGCAGATCGTTCCGTTTCTGGCGGCCTCGCTGTACAAGGTCTTCGGCGTGCACGCGATCTTCGGACGACTGATCACGCTGCTCTTCTCCGCCGGGACGGTCGCGGTCGTCGGTTATTTCGGCCGCTGGCTGTTCTCCCCACTTGCTTGGCAGCAAGTGGGGACCCCGGCACGTTCAAAAGGCGCTCCGCCTTCGGCTGCGCGCTCCCCCGGTGCTTTGCACCTGGGGCCCCCCAGCGCGATCGCGGGGCTAACGGCGGCGTTCTTCTACGCGATCTTTCCCGGCAGCATCTACTATGGGCGCACCTTCACGCCCGACACGGCGATGGTGTTCTTCCTCACCGCCGCACTCTATGTCGTCACGCGGCTCATCGTGGAAGACGAGATCTTCTCCCAACGCTCCCTCGCGCGCGCGACCGCGCTGCTCACGTTGGCCTATTTGGCCAAGCCGGTCGCCGTCGTCGGGCTCGTTCCGGTAATCGGTACGCTCTGGGAACGTGTGCGCAGCGGACGCACGATGCGGCCCACGGCCGTCATGGTCTTACTGGTCGTTCCGCTGATCATTCTATGGCTCTACGACGTGCGGGTGAGCGAACAGGCGGAGTGGCATTGGGCGAGCGGCATCACCAGGCTGCACGTCATCCCGGGCCTCGAGTCGGCCTTGCGCAGCATCAGCGGTTTCACGCTCAAACTCACCCAGTTCCGCGAAGTGCTCGGGATGCTGCGCGCGACCATGCTCGGCACGATTCCGTTCGCACTTTCGATCGCCGGATTCGTCGCGCTCGTCTGGACGAACGCGCGCAGCAGGGCGCTGCTGTGGGGGTGGCTGATCGGCGGCATTGCCTACATGTACGTCGTGGTGACGGTCGAACGCGTCGACTATTACATGGCGCCGCTCTTGCCGCTCTGCGCACTGGTCATCGGCGCGCTCGTCGCGCGCTTCATCGCGTGGGTTGGAACGGTCGACGCTGCTCCGGCGTCGCGCTACGCAATCGTTGCGCTGGTCCCGCTCGTCGCGCTCGCCTCGCTGGTGCAAGCGCGCGCCGCGATTGCGCCGTACTACGCCTACAACAAGGCGGCGTATCGCAATGCGGTCACGCTCGATCATACGCTGGCACCCGGTTCGCTGGTCGTCGTCGGCCACTACGGTCCCGACATTCTCTATTACATCGACCGCTACGGTTGGGAGGAGGATCCGTACCTGTGGACGCCGTTCGACGAAGAGAGCGCGATCCGCAAGGGGGCGCGCTACTTCATCTCGATCGAGGATAACCGCTTACGGCGCAACCTCGAACTCTGCGCGTGGCTGCAGCGCTTCCCGGTGCTCGATCCGAACGCGCAGTGGCCTGTCTATGTCACGAATCCCGCGCACGAACGTCCCGGCGCCGACGCGTTCTGGCGCGCCTTCCGCAAGGCGGAAGCTGCCGGTAGAGGCCGCGCGTTCCTCGACTCCCGTCACCTGTGCATCGGGCGTACCGGATCGGCCGCGTCGACCTGA
- a CDS encoding DUF2837 family protein → MTPHSVAHELLTPTLFSGRLIGAMLITFIVQGITIGAYSARLAGVQTKRIATSISLFNLFVTVGRLATLFSIFFVAPLADMASDAVVADRHDPVLAAAWQHNYDLQLRLIILAGTAGMVIFALLLPMFVYLFRRGVHSFELRGSVPHALAQLLKPKNIRDVVRAEHLPTWEELRQFDWHTIPRRLLIFNVVVTGIYAIGVPAAFLAAVLDPAVRVTASSLSGIINGIGTISFTLFVDPTSSMITDQAIHGKRTVEEVRSMVFYLSVTAIAGTLLSQIVFYPAAVIIEYVARFALHVHF, encoded by the coding sequence GTGACGCCGCATAGCGTCGCACACGAGCTTCTCACCCCGACTCTCTTCTCGGGACGCTTGATCGGCGCAATGCTGATCACGTTCATCGTGCAGGGCATCACGATCGGAGCCTACTCCGCGCGCCTCGCGGGCGTGCAGACAAAACGGATCGCGACTTCGATCTCGCTGTTCAATCTGTTCGTGACGGTCGGCCGGCTCGCGACGCTGTTCTCGATTTTTTTTGTCGCTCCCTTGGCGGATATGGCAAGCGACGCAGTGGTAGCGGACCGCCACGATCCCGTGCTCGCCGCCGCGTGGCAGCATAATTACGATTTGCAGCTGCGCCTGATCATTTTGGCGGGTACGGCCGGCATGGTGATCTTCGCATTGCTGCTGCCGATGTTCGTCTATCTTTTCCGCCGCGGCGTGCACTCGTTCGAGTTGCGCGGTTCGGTACCGCACGCGCTCGCGCAGTTGCTCAAGCCGAAGAACATCCGGGACGTCGTGCGCGCCGAGCACTTGCCGACGTGGGAAGAATTACGGCAGTTCGACTGGCATACGATTCCCCGCCGCCTCCTGATATTCAACGTCGTCGTGACCGGTATCTACGCGATCGGGGTCCCGGCCGCGTTTCTCGCCGCCGTGCTCGATCCCGCAGTCCGCGTGACGGCGTCGAGCCTCTCCGGCATCATCAACGGGATCGGCACGATCTCATTCACGCTTTTCGTCGATCCGACGTCCTCGATGATCACCGATCAGGCGATCCATGGGAAGCGCACGGTCGAGGAGGTTCGGTCAATGGTGTTTTATCTCTCCGTCACGGCGATTGCGGGGACGCTGCTTTCGCAGATCGTCTTTTATCCCGCCGCCGTCATCATCGAATACGTAGCAAGGTTTGCTCTTCATGTGCATTTCTAA
- a CDS encoding pitrilysin family protein has product MYRKTTLANGLRVLTESMPAVRSASIGIWADVGSSLERHEQRGISHLVEHMLFKGTQRRSAREIAETMDGVGGNLNAFTDKETTCYYAKVIDRHVPLALDVLSDMFLHSRFDAEELAKEQKVVLEEIKMYEDSPDELIHDLFLQTMWSGSNLGEPTIGFVDTVTAATPADLRAHMAHHYAPNSVVVAAAGNVEHEPFVELVAECFANFKGASDRFEPDSPSPTPSALVRQKDSEQAYVVLGSRGLSVRDDRRYALSVLDTVLGGGMSSRLFQEIREKRGLVYTVYSFQAAYRAAGLFGVYAGTSAENVQPCIDVVAEQLAALREIEIGDAELHLAKEHIKGNLTLSLESTSSRMIRLGRNEFALGRQITPEEMEECVDLVSAPEIRQLAQELFSEDQLGLCILGPVDEASIEWNRDAA; this is encoded by the coding sequence GTGTATAGAAAGACCACGCTAGCGAACGGCCTTCGCGTGCTCACGGAAAGCATGCCCGCCGTGCGCTCGGCGAGCATCGGGATCTGGGCCGACGTCGGTTCGTCGCTGGAGCGGCACGAACAGCGCGGGATCTCGCATTTGGTCGAGCACATGCTCTTCAAAGGCACGCAGCGCCGCAGCGCGCGCGAGATCGCCGAAACGATGGACGGCGTCGGCGGCAACTTGAACGCCTTCACCGACAAAGAGACGACCTGCTATTACGCCAAGGTCATCGACCGGCACGTGCCTCTCGCGCTGGACGTGCTCTCCGATATGTTTCTCCACTCGCGCTTCGACGCCGAAGAGCTGGCCAAGGAACAGAAGGTCGTCCTCGAAGAGATCAAGATGTACGAGGATTCGCCCGACGAGCTGATCCACGATCTCTTCTTACAGACGATGTGGAGCGGGTCGAACCTGGGCGAACCCACGATCGGCTTCGTCGATACCGTTACCGCGGCGACGCCTGCCGATCTGCGCGCGCACATGGCTCACCACTACGCGCCCAATTCGGTCGTCGTGGCGGCGGCGGGGAACGTGGAGCACGAGCCGTTCGTCGAATTGGTGGCCGAATGTTTCGCCAACTTCAAGGGCGCGAGCGATCGCTTCGAGCCGGATTCCCCCTCGCCGACGCCCTCGGCGCTGGTTCGTCAGAAAGACAGCGAACAAGCCTACGTGGTACTGGGCTCGCGCGGCCTCTCGGTGCGCGACGACCGGCGCTATGCGCTCTCGGTTCTCGACACGGTCTTGGGCGGCGGCATGTCGAGCCGGCTCTTCCAAGAGATCCGCGAGAAGCGCGGCTTGGTCTACACGGTCTATTCGTTTCAAGCGGCATATCGCGCGGCGGGGCTCTTCGGCGTCTACGCGGGTACCTCGGCCGAGAACGTGCAGCCGTGTATCGACGTGGTCGCGGAACAACTCGCGGCGCTGCGCGAGATCGAGATCGGCGACGCCGAGCTGCATCTTGCCAAGGAACACATCAAGGGAAACCTGACGCTCTCGCTCGAGTCGACGTCGAGCCGCATGATTCGCCTTGGACGCAACGAGTTCGCGCTCGGCCGGCAGATAACGCCCGAGGAGATGGAAGAGTGCGTCGATTTGGTGAGCGCGCCGGAGATCAGGCAGCTGGCGCAAGAGCTGTTTTCCGAAGATCAGCTCGGTTTGTGCATCCTCGGACCCGTGGACGAAGCTTCAATAGAATGGAACCGTGACGCCGCATAG
- the proS gene encoding proline--tRNA ligase, whose protein sequence is MPRETAAVMSEAAMRQPVVKEIPPKAADLSAWYTAVCLKAELTSYSPVRGCVVLRPYGFGLWENLQKHLDAAFKATGHENAYFPLLIPESLLLKEAEHVEGFAPEVAWVTHGGQEELTERLAIRPTSEVIIGVMYAQWIESYRDLPILINQWCNVLRWEKATRPFLRTMEFLWQEGHTAHATAQEAREETLRMLAVYREFAEDVAAVPVYAGVKSANERFPGAVETFSIEALMPDGKALQSGTSHDLGQNFAKAYDIEFVDADQQIKHVFTTSWGMSWRMLGAMIMVHGDDRGLRIPPKMAPLEAVFVPIVRGGDERAIAACHDASRTLREAGFRVRVDDRDQQPGWKYAEWDVRGVPVRIEIGPRDVDARSAVLVRRDRAKGDPEQKQTVPLDRLAQQVRALLDAIQESLFAQAKDFLAGHTFRVTDREEFYEKCRSRAGMVDIAWCARPQCEQYVKEQTGATTRNTYPLDAPGKCVACGEPAVVRAYFAQSY, encoded by the coding sequence ATGCCGCGCGAAACGGCTGCGGTCATGTCCGAAGCCGCAATGCGCCAGCCGGTGGTGAAGGAGATCCCTCCGAAAGCCGCCGACCTGTCCGCGTGGTACACGGCCGTCTGTCTGAAGGCCGAGCTCACCTCGTATTCGCCGGTGCGCGGTTGCGTGGTCCTGCGTCCGTACGGATTCGGCTTGTGGGAGAACCTGCAAAAACATCTCGATGCCGCGTTCAAAGCGACCGGGCATGAGAACGCGTATTTTCCGCTGCTGATTCCCGAGAGCTTGCTGCTCAAAGAGGCCGAACACGTCGAAGGGTTTGCGCCCGAGGTCGCGTGGGTGACGCACGGCGGTCAGGAAGAGCTCACCGAGCGTTTGGCGATTCGCCCGACCTCGGAAGTGATCATCGGCGTCATGTACGCACAGTGGATCGAGTCCTACCGCGACCTGCCGATCTTGATCAATCAGTGGTGCAACGTGCTGCGTTGGGAGAAGGCGACGCGCCCGTTCCTGCGGACGATGGAATTTCTCTGGCAAGAGGGTCACACCGCGCACGCGACGGCACAAGAAGCGCGCGAAGAGACGCTGCGCATGCTCGCGGTGTACCGCGAATTCGCCGAAGACGTGGCCGCGGTGCCGGTGTATGCGGGCGTCAAAAGCGCGAACGAGCGTTTTCCCGGCGCGGTCGAGACGTTTTCGATCGAAGCGCTGATGCCCGACGGCAAAGCGCTGCAGTCCGGAACCTCGCACGATCTGGGGCAGAATTTCGCCAAGGCATATGACATCGAATTCGTCGACGCGGACCAGCAGATCAAGCACGTCTTTACGACATCCTGGGGGATGTCGTGGCGGATGCTCGGCGCGATGATCATGGTGCACGGTGACGACCGCGGCCTGCGTATCCCGCCCAAGATGGCGCCGCTCGAAGCGGTCTTCGTGCCGATCGTTCGTGGTGGCGACGAGCGAGCGATCGCGGCATGTCACGACGCGTCCCGAACGCTTCGCGAGGCCGGGTTTCGCGTGCGCGTCGACGACCGCGATCAGCAGCCCGGCTGGAAATACGCGGAATGGGACGTGCGGGGCGTGCCGGTGCGCATCGAGATCGGTCCACGCGACGTCGACGCCCGCAGCGCGGTGCTGGTGCGTCGCGACCGCGCCAAGGGCGACCCGGAGCAAAAGCAGACGGTCCCGCTCGATCGGCTCGCGCAGCAGGTTCGCGCGCTGCTCGATGCGATTCAAGAATCGCTCTTCGCGCAGGCCAAGGACTTCTTGGCCGGTCACACCTTCCGGGTGACGGATCGCGAGGAGTTCTACGAGAAGTGCCGTTCGCGCGCGGGGATGGTCGACATCGCCTGGTGTGCGCGACCGCAGTGCGAGCAATACGTCAAGGAACAGACGGGTGCGACCACGCGCAACACATATCCACTGGATGCGCCGGGGAAATGCGTCGCGTGCGGCGAGCCGGCTGTCGTGAGGGCCTACTTTGCGCAAAGTTACTAG
- a CDS encoding cob(I)yrinic acid a,c-diamide adenosyltransferase has protein sequence MPKLTRIYTRTGDDGTTGLVGGQRVKKNALRIETYGTVDECSSAIGIARAALRPLLASHPRAARLDAWLAWTQDALFNLGSDLATLPKDRWEGMPLITQQDAAALERAIDEAQHDLQPLNNFIHPGGSLPGAYLHLARTICRRAERLLLTLREHDDGISSETQRYVNRLSDALFVWSRWINAGLNEPEYLWNATSVPPASQP, from the coding sequence ATGCCCAAGCTGACCCGCATCTACACGCGAACCGGCGACGACGGCACGACGGGCCTGGTCGGGGGACAGCGCGTGAAGAAAAACGCGCTGCGCATCGAGACCTACGGAACGGTCGACGAATGCTCGAGCGCGATCGGGATCGCACGAGCCGCGCTGCGTCCCCTGCTTGCATCGCATCCGCGCGCAGCGCGATTGGACGCGTGGCTCGCCTGGACGCAGGACGCGCTCTTCAATTTGGGGAGCGATCTCGCCACACTGCCCAAGGATCGCTGGGAGGGCATGCCGCTGATCACGCAGCAGGATGCGGCCGCGCTGGAACGAGCGATCGACGAAGCGCAGCACGATCTGCAGCCGCTCAACAACTTCATTCATCCCGGCGGCTCGCTGCCCGGCGCGTACCTGCACCTGGCGCGCACGATCTGCCGCCGGGCCGAGCGTTTGCTGCTGACGCTGCGCGAGCACGACGATGGTATCTCGTCCGAAACGCAGCGGTATGTGAATCGCCTTTCGGACGCGCTCTTCGTGTGGTCGCGTTGGATTAATGCGGGCTTAAACGAACCGGAGTATCTTTGGAACGCAACCTCCGTTCCTCCGGCATCGCAGCCATAA